The DNA region TGCGAGAAACCGGCCGCCCTAATGCCTGATTTAGTGTCTTACCGTTAATTTCTCCAGACGATTTTACCGGCAACAATCGTGTAGATGGCCCGGCCAGTAAGCTCCCACCCATGGTAAGGGGTATTACGGCCTTTTGACGCAAATTGCGTTTTGTCCACGGTCCATTGGAGGTCGGGATCGATAATGGTCACATCCCCATCAGCCCCAGGGCTCAAATGTCCTTTGTCCAAATGGATCAGCTTGGCGGGCTCGACGGTGAGCATCTCGATCATGCGGTTGATCGAGATGACTTTGGCTTCGACTAATGCCTTCATAAAAAGGGATAATTCGGTTTCGAGGCCGACGATGCCAAAGGGCGCTTGGTCGAACTCCACTTCCTTCTCAAAGCCACAGTGCGGGGCATGGTCACTGGCCAAGATCGTGATGGTCCCGTCGGCGATCCCCGCGAGCAAATCATCAATATCCTGCTGTGAACGCAGGGGCGGATTCATTTTATAATTCGTATCGAAAGACCCGATTGCCTCGTCGGTGAGCGTGATATGGTGGGGGCAGACTTCCCCGCTGATTTTTACCCCGCGTTTGCGGGCCTCACGCATGAGACGCACCGAGCCCGATGCACTGAGGTGTTGGCAGTGGATGTAATGGTCTATTTTTTCTGAGAGCAGGATATTGCGCGCGACGATCATTTCTTCCCCGAGTGCCGGCCAGCCGGGTAGACCCCAGCGCACACTCCACTGGCCTTCATTCATCACCCCGTTACCCACGAGATGGTAGTCCTGACAATGATCCATGATGGGAAGGTCGAACATCTTGGCGTATTCGCTCGCCCGCCGCATCAATTCATTATTCTGTACACAATGCCCGTCATCAGTGATCGCCACGACCCCTGCTTTTTTGAGCGAACCAATCGGGGCCATTTCCTCCCCCGCAATTTGCTTCGTAATCGCGCCGGTCGTGTAAACATTTACGATGGCTTTCTCCCGGGCTTGTTCTTGGATCCAACGGATGACACTCGGGGAATCCGCCACCGGTGAGGTATTTGGCATACAGACGACAGAAGTAAATCCCCCCGCCGCCGCTGACTTTGAACCGGTCTCGATTGTTTCTTTAGACGATTGGCCGGGTTCACGAAAATGCACATGGATATCGATGAGTCCGGGACAAACGATTTTACCCAAGGCATCGATTGATTCAGTTTGGCCATCGGGCTTTTGTCCGGGCATGGCGATTTTCCCGTCGATAATCAAGAGATCCCGGATTTCATCGGTTTGATTCGCCGGGTCGATGATTCTTCCATTTTTAATGAGTAAAGATGACATACTAAACAGTGACTCCTTCCGGGATCTGTGTTTCTTTTAATCCTGATGCACAAAGGAAAAGGACCGCCATACGCACGGCCAGCCCATTGGTGACCTGATCAAGGATCACACTCTGAGGTGAATCAGCGACCTCGCTGTCGATTTCTACACCGCGGTTGATCGGACCAGGATGCATGACCAGGGCCGTGGGTTTGAGCTTGGCAAAACGTTCCTTGGTCAGGCCGAAAAGCGAGGTATATTCACCCGTGCTCGGGAAAAATGTTTTATGCTGGCGCTCATGCTGGATGCGCAAGAGATTCACGCAATCGACTTCACCCAGGATATTTTCAAAGTCATAACGGACTTCTACCCCCATTTTCTCAAATTCCTTCGGCACCAATGTACTCGGGCCTGAGAGGATCACATGCGCCCCGAGTTTGGTCAGTGCCCAGATATTAGATCGTGCCACACGACTGAAAAGAATATCCCCGAGGATCAGGACTTTCAAGCCTTCGATACGCCCGAGCTTTTCACGGATGGTGAAAACATCAAGTAAAGCCTGCGTCGGATGGGAGTGAGCCCCGTCACCGGCATTAATGATGGAGGAACGCAGTCGCTCCGCCAAAAACCGGGCTGATCCTGGTGAACCATGCCGCATCACAATAATATCGGCATTCAATGCCTCGAGGTTTTTTGCGGTGTCCTTCAGCGTTTCCCCTTTGCTGAGGGAGGAGGCTTCTGCATCGATATTTATGATGTCCGCACTGAGACGTTGGGCAGCCAGCTCGAAACTCACCCGCGTGCGGGTACTGGGTTCGATAAAAAGATTCACCAGTGTTTTACCGCGAAGAGCGGGTGTTTTTTTGACCTGGCGGGAACCAACCTCTTTAAAGGCGGTGGCCGTATCGAGGATATGCAGGAGTTCCTCCTTTGAATAATCCTCCAGTGTGATCAAATCTTTACGGTTCCAGATCATAAAGCCATCACCTCCACAGAGTCTTCCCCGTCGATTTCCGTGAATTTCACATTAACCCTTTGTTGAAGCGATGTCGGCACATTTTTACCGACGTAATCGGCTTTAATCGGCAGTTCCCGATGGCCCCGGTCCACGAGGACACATATTGTGATGCGCGCACAACGCCCGAAGTCTAGAAGGGCATTTAAGGCGGCTTGGAAACTCCTGCCGGTATAAATCACATCATCAACCAGGACAATACTGCGGTCCGTTACATCAAAGGGCATGTGGGTAGGTTGGATTTTGGGGATCACGACCTTCTGCCGCAAGTCATCGCGGTGGAGGGTAATGTCCAATGCTCCTACCGGTGGACGGATATTTGTGAATGACTCGATCTTTGTCGCCAGTCTTTGGGCCAAGGGCACCCCGCGTGTCTGGATCCCGACTAGGGCGACTGAGGAGAGTTTATCATGGGTTTCTGCAATTTCGTGGGACATGCGGTAGAGCGCTCTATCAATGGTTTTAGGGTCCATGACGAGTTGTATTTTATCCGGCATAGAAAATACCTTCCGTGATAATGGGGTTTGATAGGAAAAAAGAGGCTGGAGGAGCCTTTAGAGTGTCCGCGTATGGGCGGTTAAAAAAAGTAATAATATTCATTTGTGCCTTACTAATCTCACAGGATCAGTTTAAAGGATGATCATTCGTTTGCCCCAATATTCTTGGTCACAAACTATTTTTTTACTACTTCAACAAATCTACCTGAACGGTCAGTACGCCATTTTGACCTGTATTTGACGATCCAGTCTAATAAAGCTTTCTCAAAGCCGATATCATACCCGACTTTTTCGCTTTCAATCCACTTATGACGTAGGATTTCTTCGCGTTCCGCAAGAAATTCACGATAGAGCGCTGAACTCTTTACTAAGCCGTCTAGGTCAACTTGCTCTGCTACCTGTTCTCTCATAAATTACCCATAATCTAGACTACTCGTTAAAGCTTTGTCAAATGCTATTTATTTTGTTTTCAGCATTTTACATATACTATAGTATTTTTAATATCAACAATTTATGTATAATATTATAGTAATTTAGTAAAAACTATTGAACCAAGGGTTTTAGTAAATCAACTATTTTTTGATTACCTTGTTTTTCTGCTATTTTGATCGCTGTTAAGATATTTTCTTGTTTCCCGAGATAGGCCTTGCCAGCTTTTTTGATCAAGATATTAATAGATTCCACACTGCTATTGGCAGCTGCGTGATCCATAGCTGATAAACCCCTGTAATCTGGTTGTAATACATCAGCCCCAGAATCCACAAGGGCAGCGACGACCTGGGGGTTATTCAAAAACGCGGCCGCAGAAACAACGGATAAGCCCTGGGTTCTTTCACCTATATTTGGATCTGCTCCACCTGCCAAAAGAATGCCGATCGCCGAGGGTTTATTTTGCACGACGGCGAGGAAGAGGGCGGTCCGGCCTTTTTTATCCCGCAGGTTCATATTAGCGTTATAATTTATCAAAGGGACCATGACAGGGTCGATCGCGCTTGATGCGGCGACCATCAGGGGGGTTTGACCCTCCTTTTTTTCTGGAGCATTCACA from Verrucomicrobiota bacterium includes:
- a CDS encoding dihydroorotase codes for the protein MSSLLIKNGRIIDPANQTDEIRDLLIIDGKIAMPGQKPDGQTESIDALGKIVCPGLIDIHVHFREPGQSSKETIETGSKSAAAGGFTSVVCMPNTSPVADSPSVIRWIQEQAREKAIVNVYTTGAITKQIAGEEMAPIGSLKKAGVVAITDDGHCVQNNELMRRASEYAKMFDLPIMDHCQDYHLVGNGVMNEGQWSVRWGLPGWPALGEEMIVARNILLSEKIDHYIHCQHLSASGSVRLMREARKRGVKISGEVCPHHITLTDEAIGSFDTNYKMNPPLRSQQDIDDLLAGIADGTITILASDHAPHCGFEKEVEFDQAPFGIVGLETELSLFMKALVEAKVISINRMIEMLTVEPAKLIHLDKGHLSPGADGDVTIIDPDLQWTVDKTQFASKGRNTPYHGWELTGRAIYTIVAGKIVWRN
- a CDS encoding aspartate carbamoyltransferase catalytic subunit, with protein sequence MIWNRKDLITLEDYSKEELLHILDTATAFKEVGSRQVKKTPALRGKTLVNLFIEPSTRTRVSFELAAQRLSADIINIDAEASSLSKGETLKDTAKNLEALNADIIVMRHGSPGSARFLAERLRSSIINAGDGAHSHPTQALLDVFTIREKLGRIEGLKVLILGDILFSRVARSNIWALTKLGAHVILSGPSTLVPKEFEKMGVEVRYDFENILGEVDCVNLLRIQHERQHKTFFPSTGEYTSLFGLTKERFAKLKPTALVMHPGPINRGVEIDSEVADSPQSVILDQVTNGLAVRMAVLFLCASGLKETQIPEGVTV
- the pyrR gene encoding bifunctional pyr operon transcriptional regulator/uracil phosphoribosyltransferase PyrR, producing MPDKIQLVMDPKTIDRALYRMSHEIAETHDKLSSVALVGIQTRGVPLAQRLATKIESFTNIRPPVGALDITLHRDDLRQKVVIPKIQPTHMPFDVTDRSIVLVDDVIYTGRSFQAALNALLDFGRCARITICVLVDRGHRELPIKADYVGKNVPTSLQQRVNVKFTEIDGEDSVEVMAL